One genomic window of Sphingopyxis sp. OPL5 includes the following:
- a CDS encoding ABC-F family ATP-binding cassette domain-containing protein, with protein MAAPILSYEGLGLVQGSGWLFQNLDIYVGERDRLALIGRNGAGKTTLLKLLAGQIDADKGKRVIVPGTHVVMLEQEPDFRPFDTLMDFAVAAPNAPEEFEVAAIADQLGIDMSRTAASASGGERRRAALARALAQNPDVLLLDEPTNHLDLAAIDWLESWLARYTGAFVAISHDRTFLTRLTRQTLWLDRGSIRRKEIGFGGFEEWSDSVAAEEARAAQRLDSKLRLEAHWLERGVTARRKRNQGRLEKLKEMRATRAAMIGGPGVARLGLANDDVRSKSVIVAENVSKSFGDRPIIKNFDFRVQRGDRIGIVGANGAGKSTLLKLLTGEIAPDSGKITLAPTLDGIVIDQQRSLMSPEKRVRDILADGGDWVEVRGVKKHIQGYLKEFLFDPGVVEASVGALSGGERSRLLLAREFARESNLLVLDEPTNDLDLETLDLLQEVIADYAGTVLLVSHDRDFLDRTVTVTLGLDGTGKVDIVAGGYADWEAKRVKPNAVKAKSASTGAAAAPPPQARKKLSYKDQRDYDLLPARIEEIETEMATIESDLSDGSLFTRDHKRFTALTEKLETLRDEKAAAEDRWLELAEAVEALG; from the coding sequence ATGGCAGCCCCGATTTTATCATATGAAGGCCTCGGCCTTGTGCAGGGCAGCGGCTGGCTGTTTCAGAATCTCGACATCTATGTCGGCGAGCGCGACCGCCTCGCGCTGATCGGCCGCAACGGCGCGGGCAAGACGACCCTGCTCAAATTGCTCGCCGGACAGATCGACGCCGACAAAGGCAAGCGCGTGATCGTGCCCGGCACCCATGTCGTGATGCTCGAACAGGAACCCGATTTCCGACCTTTCGATACCCTCATGGATTTCGCCGTCGCCGCGCCCAACGCGCCCGAGGAGTTTGAAGTCGCCGCGATCGCCGATCAGCTCGGCATCGACATGAGCCGCACCGCCGCCAGCGCCTCAGGCGGCGAACGCCGCCGTGCCGCACTGGCCCGCGCGCTCGCGCAGAACCCCGACGTGCTGTTGCTCGACGAGCCGACCAACCATCTCGACCTCGCCGCGATCGACTGGCTCGAATCCTGGCTCGCGCGTTACACCGGCGCCTTCGTCGCGATCAGCCACGACCGCACCTTCCTCACCCGCCTGACGCGCCAGACCCTGTGGCTCGACCGCGGCAGCATCCGGCGCAAGGAAATCGGCTTCGGCGGTTTCGAGGAATGGAGCGATTCGGTCGCCGCCGAAGAAGCGCGTGCCGCACAGCGCCTCGATTCCAAACTGCGCCTCGAAGCGCATTGGCTCGAACGCGGCGTCACTGCGCGCCGCAAGCGCAACCAGGGCCGGCTTGAGAAGCTCAAGGAAATGCGCGCCACCCGCGCCGCGATGATCGGCGGTCCCGGCGTCGCCAGGCTCGGCCTCGCCAACGATGATGTCCGCTCCAAATCGGTGATCGTCGCCGAAAATGTCAGCAAAAGCTTCGGCGACCGCCCGATCATCAAAAATTTCGATTTCCGCGTCCAGCGCGGCGACCGCATCGGCATCGTCGGCGCCAATGGCGCGGGCAAGTCGACCTTGCTCAAACTGCTCACCGGCGAAATCGCGCCCGACAGCGGCAAGATCACCCTCGCCCCGACCCTCGACGGCATCGTCATCGACCAGCAGCGCAGCCTGATGTCGCCCGAAAAGCGCGTCCGCGATATCCTCGCCGACGGCGGCGACTGGGTCGAGGTGCGCGGGGTCAAGAAGCACATTCAGGGTTATCTCAAGGAATTCCTCTTCGACCCCGGCGTCGTCGAGGCGAGCGTCGGCGCGCTGTCGGGCGGCGAACGCTCGCGGCTCTTGCTCGCGCGCGAATTCGCCCGCGAATCGAACCTGCTCGTGCTCGACGAGCCGACCAACGACCTCGACCTCGAAACGCTCGACCTGTTGCAGGAAGTCATCGCCGACTATGCCGGCACCGTGCTGCTCGTCAGCCACGATCGCGATTTCCTCGACCGCACCGTCACCGTCACCCTCGGCCTCGACGGAACGGGCAAGGTCGACATCGTCGCCGGCGGCTATGCCGACTGGGAAGCCAAGCGGGTCAAGCCGAACGCGGTAAAGGCGAAGTCCGCATCCACCGGCGCGGCGGCGGCGCCGCCGCCGCAGGCGCGCAAAAAACTCAGCTACAAGGACCAGCGCGACTACGACCTGCTGCCTGCCCGCATCGAGGAAATCGAAACGGAAATGGCCACGATCGAAAGCGACCTGTCCGACGGCAGCCTGTTCACCCGCGATCACAAGCGCTTCACGGCGCTCACCGAAAAGCTCGAAACGCTGCGCGACGAAAAGGCTGCAGCGGAGGATCGCTGGCTCGAACTCGCGGAGGCGGTCGAAGCGCTCGGCTAA
- a CDS encoding holin family protein — protein MSIIEGLIGPIARLIDKIIPDPEARDRAKLELLKLEGTQEMEAIRTQMTAIVAEANSADPWTSRARPSFLYVMYALLLWAIPMGLIAAARPEMAKGIAEGMNAYLAGIPEPLYALFGTGYLGYTAARAWGKVRGVES, from the coding sequence ATGAGCATTATCGAAGGCCTGATCGGCCCCATCGCCAGGCTGATCGACAAGATCATCCCCGACCCCGAAGCGCGCGACCGCGCGAAACTCGAACTGCTCAAGCTCGAGGGCACGCAGGAAATGGAAGCGATCCGCACCCAGATGACCGCGATCGTCGCCGAGGCGAACAGCGCCGACCCGTGGACCAGCCGCGCGCGGCCGAGTTTCCTCTATGTCATGTATGCGCTGTTGCTGTGGGCGATCCCGATGGGCCTGATCGCCGCGGCGCGGCCCGAGATGGCAAAGGGCATCGCCGAGGGTATGAACGCCTATCTCGCCGGCATCCCCGAACCGCTCTACGCGCTCTTCGGCACGGGCTATCTGGGCTATACCGCCGCGCGGGCGTGGGGGAAGGTGAGAGGGGTGGAGAGCTAA
- a CDS encoding DUF6456 domain-containing protein — MPARRLETRIHPDDRLDPGKAGPQVMRHVTVNLGESPIAWLAARGHLTAAQLDAGERLRGDYERAGLSARVTMRWDAAAPAKTRGGARVADASLARIDAHRRFHAALDAVGPGLADICWRVICAGEGIGCAEKGLGWPARSGKLVLGLALDRLARFYGTG; from the coding sequence ATGCCTGCACGCCGCCTTGAAACCCGAATCCATCCCGACGACCGGCTCGATCCGGGCAAGGCCGGGCCACAAGTGATGCGGCATGTGACGGTCAATTTGGGCGAGAGTCCGATCGCATGGCTCGCGGCGCGCGGGCATCTCACGGCCGCGCAGCTTGATGCAGGCGAGCGGCTGCGCGGCGATTATGAGCGCGCGGGACTGTCGGCGCGGGTGACGATGCGCTGGGACGCCGCCGCGCCGGCAAAGACACGCGGCGGCGCGCGCGTGGCGGACGCATCATTGGCGCGGATCGACGCGCACCGGCGCTTCCATGCCGCGCTCGACGCGGTGGGGCCGGGGCTGGCCGACATTTGCTGGCGGGTGATCTGCGCGGGCGAGGGGATCGGTTGCGCCGAAAAGGGGCTGGGCTGGCCGGCGCGGTCGGGGAAATTGGTGCTGGGGCTAGCGCTCGACCGGCTGGCGCGGTTTTACGGGACGGGGTGA
- a CDS encoding NADPH:quinone oxidoreductase family protein codes for MQALQVRELAENHGGCGLVDLAVPEPGPGEVRVRVRAAAVNFPDLLMTRGAYQLKPDLPFVPGLEFAGEVEALGEGVLRWSVGDAVIGGNRFGAMADYVVVPAAALRAKPGRLSWEEAAAYGVAYLTAYVALVRCARVEAGETVLVHGAAGGVGLATVDLGKALGAQVIAAASSAEKRAALAEYYAPDAVIAADPGFRDEVKALTGGRGADVIFDPVGGDIFDESTRCIAFGGRLLVIGFASGRIPEVSVNMPLIKGFSVVGVRAGEYGRRFPARGAENIAAIDALAAGGRIRPHVHAALALADWREGFAMLERRAVVGKVVLIP; via the coding sequence ATGCAGGCGTTGCAGGTCAGGGAATTGGCGGAAAATCATGGTGGCTGCGGGCTGGTCGACCTGGCCGTCCCCGAACCGGGACCGGGCGAGGTGCGGGTGCGGGTGCGCGCGGCGGCGGTGAATTTCCCCGACCTTCTGATGACGCGCGGGGCGTATCAGTTGAAACCCGACCTGCCGTTCGTGCCGGGGCTGGAATTCGCCGGCGAAGTTGAAGCGCTGGGCGAGGGGGTTTTACGCTGGTCGGTCGGCGACGCGGTGATCGGCGGCAACCGTTTCGGGGCGATGGCAGACTATGTCGTGGTGCCGGCGGCGGCCCTGCGCGCCAAACCCGGGCGGCTGTCGTGGGAGGAGGCCGCAGCCTATGGCGTGGCGTATCTGACCGCCTATGTCGCGCTCGTTCGCTGCGCGCGGGTAGAAGCGGGCGAAACAGTGCTGGTGCACGGCGCGGCGGGCGGGGTCGGTCTGGCGACGGTCGATTTGGGCAAGGCGCTGGGCGCGCAGGTGATCGCGGCGGCGAGCAGTGCGGAGAAGCGCGCGGCGCTGGCCGAATATTATGCGCCCGACGCGGTGATCGCGGCCGATCCGGGCTTTCGCGACGAGGTCAAGGCGCTGACCGGCGGGCGCGGCGCCGACGTGATCTTCGATCCCGTGGGGGGCGATATATTCGACGAATCGACCCGCTGCATCGCGTTCGGCGGGCGGCTGCTGGTGATCGGCTTCGCATCGGGACGCATCCCCGAGGTGTCGGTCAATATGCCGTTGATCAAGGGCTTTTCGGTCGTCGGGGTGCGTGCGGGCGAATATGGCCGCCGGTTCCCGGCGCGCGGTGCCGAGAATATCGCGGCGATCGATGCGCTGGCCGCCGGGGGACGAATCCGGCCGCATGTCCATGCCGCGCTGGCCCTCGCCGACTGGCGCGAGGGCTTTGCGATGCTCGAACGGCGCGCGGTGGTGGGGAAGGTCGTCCTGATCCCCTAA
- a CDS encoding glycosyltransferase, with amino-acid sequence MTPLRILSIATLFPDAARPNFGLFVEKSLRALAAQPGIDLTIVEPVGLPPFPLSLHPRYRALRDLPLHEDWNGLTVHRPRFTLLPKVGSRFNPAKIARAVLRATRDRSFDVVDAQFFYPDGPAAMRVADALGLPFSVKARGADISHFGHDPATAPQLIDAAGKAAGLLAVSEAMRRNMAAIGIDPAKIAVHYTGIDTARFAPGDRATARAAFGMDDAPVILTVGALIPRKGQALVIDALPMLPGAHYWLAGAGEEQARYRALAQRLGVADYVHFLGPIANADLPSLYRAADIVVMPSASEGLANAWVEALACGTPIVISDAGGAAELVTSPVAGRIVARTPAAIAEAVKAILAAPPTPQNVAATLAGRFDWDRNGRELADHLRRCAQK; translated from the coding sequence GTGACTCCCCTCCGCATCCTGTCGATCGCGACGCTTTTCCCCGATGCCGCGCGCCCCAACTTCGGGCTGTTCGTCGAAAAGAGCCTGCGCGCGCTCGCCGCGCAGCCCGGCATCGATCTCACCATCGTCGAACCCGTTGGCCTGCCGCCCTTCCCGCTGTCGCTGCACCCCCGCTACCGCGCGCTGCGCGACCTGCCGCTTCACGAGGATTGGAACGGCCTCACCGTCCACCGCCCGCGCTTCACGCTGCTCCCGAAAGTCGGCTCACGCTTCAACCCGGCGAAGATCGCGCGTGCGGTGCTTCGCGCCACCCGCGACCGCAGCTTCGACGTCGTCGACGCCCAATTTTTCTACCCCGACGGCCCCGCCGCGATGCGGGTCGCCGACGCGCTCGGCCTGCCCTTTTCGGTGAAGGCGCGCGGTGCCGATATCAGCCATTTCGGCCATGACCCGGCGACCGCACCGCAACTGATCGACGCCGCCGGCAAGGCGGCCGGCCTGCTCGCCGTTTCAGAAGCCATGCGCCGCAACATGGCCGCGATCGGAATCGATCCCGCCAAGATCGCCGTCCACTATACCGGCATCGACACCGCCCGCTTCGCTCCCGGCGACCGTGCCACCGCGCGCGCCGCGTTCGGCATGGACGACGCCCCCGTCATCCTCACCGTCGGCGCGCTGATCCCGCGCAAGGGGCAAGCGCTGGTAATCGACGCCCTGCCCATGCTGCCCGGCGCCCATTACTGGCTCGCCGGCGCGGGCGAGGAACAGGCCCGCTATCGCGCGCTCGCTCAGCGACTCGGCGTCGCCGACTATGTCCATTTCTTGGGACCCATTGCCAATGCCGATCTGCCGTCGCTCTACCGCGCCGCCGACATCGTGGTCATGCCCTCGGCCAGCGAGGGCCTCGCCAACGCATGGGTCGAGGCGCTCGCCTGCGGCACGCCGATCGTCATCAGCGACGCCGGCGGCGCCGCCGAACTCGTCACCTCGCCGGTCGCGGGTCGCATCGTCGCGCGCACGCCTGCGGCCATCGCGGAAGCCGTAAAAGCGATCCTCGCTGCCCCGCCGACTCCGCAGAACGTCGCCGCGACGCTTGCAGGCCGCTTCGACTGGGACCGCAACGGCCGCGAACTCGCCGACCACCTGCGCCGCTGCGCGCAAAAATAG
- a CDS encoding glycoside hydrolase family 108 protein, translating to MIDAVIDREGAYVNHSVDRGGATCWGITEAVARAQGYGGDMRGLPREEAVSIYRRLYWQRPAYDQVAHRAPAIAAELFDTGVNMGTTTATGFLQRALNALNRSARDYPDVAVDREIGPRTLAALDAFLRARGAGGETVLLRAMEALQGERYIALAERRPSQEAFLYGWLANRIGPD from the coding sequence ATGATCGATGCCGTCATCGACCGCGAAGGCGCTTATGTAAACCACTCCGTCGATCGCGGCGGCGCGACCTGCTGGGGAATCACCGAAGCCGTCGCCCGCGCGCAGGGTTATGGCGGCGACATGCGCGGCCTGCCGCGCGAGGAGGCCGTGTCGATCTACCGCCGCCTCTATTGGCAGCGCCCCGCTTATGACCAGGTCGCCCACCGCGCGCCCGCGATCGCCGCCGAATTGTTCGATACCGGCGTCAACATGGGCACCACGACCGCGACCGGCTTTCTGCAGCGCGCGCTCAACGCCTTGAACCGCTCGGCGCGCGACTATCCCGACGTCGCGGTCGATCGCGAGATCGGCCCGCGTACCCTCGCCGCGCTCGATGCCTTCCTGCGGGCGCGCGGCGCGGGCGGCGAGACGGTGCTGCTACGTGCGATGGAGGCGCTGCAGGGCGAACGCTACATCGCGCTCGCCGAACGCCGTCCCAGCCAGGAGGCCTTTCTCTATGGCTGGCTCGCCAACCGTATCGGGCCGGACTGA
- a CDS encoding SRPBCC family protein codes for MKPTKKTRRTDHAERLIAAPLVDVFAAFTSEAKLARWLPPEGATGTFEHIDLRAGGGFLMRLTFDDADVETKSDDDGDVVEVYIPVLDDGRLVVWEVEFVSDDPRFSGTMSMHWYLSRQSGGTLVTIDAHHVPPGISAKDHLEGLNSSLANLAAVVEG; via the coding sequence TTGAAACCGACCAAGAAGACGCGGCGTACCGATCATGCCGAACGGCTGATCGCCGCGCCGTTGGTCGATGTGTTTGCCGCCTTCACCAGCGAGGCGAAGCTGGCGCGCTGGTTGCCGCCCGAGGGCGCGACGGGGACGTTCGAGCATATCGACCTGCGCGCCGGCGGCGGCTTTCTGATGCGGCTGACCTTCGACGACGCCGATGTCGAGACCAAGAGCGACGATGATGGCGATGTTGTCGAAGTCTATATTCCGGTGCTCGACGACGGGCGGCTCGTCGTGTGGGAGGTCGAGTTCGTGTCGGACGACCCGCGCTTTTCGGGCACGATGTCGATGCACTGGTATTTGTCGCGGCAGAGCGGTGGCACGCTGGTCACGATCGACGCGCATCATGTGCCACCGGGGATTTCGGCGAAGGACCATCTGGAGGGGCTGAATTCCTCGCTGGCGAATTTGGCGGCGGTGGTGGAGGGATAA
- the yajC gene encoding preprotein translocase subunit YajC, with protein MSTTLLLSQAAGTGGAAFPFAQLIPMVLIFVVFWFFLIRPQQVRMKDHRAKIAAVKPRDQVVTGGGIVGKVTRVDDDFADVEIAQGVKIKVVKATLSDVLQPGGKPAND; from the coding sequence ATGTCGACGACATTGCTTCTGTCCCAGGCGGCCGGAACCGGGGGAGCGGCCTTCCCCTTCGCACAGCTTATCCCGATGGTCCTGATCTTCGTCGTGTTCTGGTTCTTCCTGATCCGCCCGCAGCAGGTGCGGATGAAGGATCATCGTGCGAAGATCGCGGCGGTGAAGCCGCGCGACCAGGTGGTGACCGGCGGCGGCATCGTCGGCAAGGTGACGCGCGTGGACGATGACTTCGCCGACGTGGAAATCGCGCAAGGGGTGAAGATCAAGGTCGTCAAGGCGACCTTGTCCGACGTCCTGCAGCCCGGCGGCAAACCCGCCAACGATTGA
- the secF gene encoding protein translocase subunit SecF yields the protein MRLLKLVPDDTNIDFLQWRKVASFMSFFLVVVSIALVAVKGLNLGVDFVGGQSVRVEFKQEMPPIDEIREKVATIGLGEPTIQQFGSDKAISIRTALPEGDKATADRAGEQLVAGIAKAFPTAKTGAVETVSGKVSGELLRTGAISLALAILGISIYIWIRFEWQFGVGALGRLFHEVSLTFGLFAVTQMQFDLNSVAALLTIVGYSLNDTIVVYDRIRENLKKYRKMEIIPLLNLSINETLSRTVMTTLAMVLALGMLLIFGPDVIFGFTAAMLFGVFIGGYSSVLMSTPVLVWLKVGPDSFIPRTTSGIGGGERIERKDDGAVV from the coding sequence ATGCGCTTGCTCAAACTCGTCCCCGACGACACCAACATCGACTTCCTGCAATGGCGGAAAGTCGCTTCCTTCATGAGCTTTTTCCTGGTGGTCGTGTCGATCGCGCTGGTCGCGGTCAAGGGCCTGAACCTCGGGGTCGACTTTGTCGGCGGCCAGTCGGTCCGCGTCGAATTCAAGCAGGAAATGCCGCCGATCGACGAAATTCGCGAGAAGGTCGCGACGATCGGCCTTGGCGAGCCGACGATCCAGCAATTCGGGTCGGACAAGGCGATATCGATCCGCACCGCGCTGCCCGAGGGCGACAAGGCGACGGCCGACCGCGCGGGCGAACAGCTTGTCGCGGGAATCGCGAAGGCCTTTCCCACCGCCAAGACGGGTGCGGTCGAAACCGTGTCGGGCAAGGTGTCGGGCGAATTGCTGCGCACGGGTGCGATCAGCCTCGCGCTCGCGATCCTGGGCATCTCGATCTACATCTGGATCCGCTTCGAATGGCAGTTCGGGGTCGGCGCGCTCGGCCGCCTGTTCCACGAGGTGTCGCTGACCTTCGGACTGTTTGCGGTGACGCAGATGCAGTTCGACCTGAACAGCGTCGCGGCGCTGCTGACCATCGTCGGCTATTCGCTCAACGACACCATCGTCGTTTATGACCGTATCCGCGAAAATTTGAAGAAGTACCGGAAGATGGAGATCATTCCGCTTCTGAACCTCAGCATCAACGAAACGCTGTCGCGCACGGTGATGACCACGTTGGCGATGGTGCTGGCGCTCGGCATGTTGCTGATCTTCGGTCCCGACGTGATCTTCGGCTTCACCGCGGCGATGCTGTTCGGCGTATTCATCGGCGGCTATTCGTCGGTCCTGATGTCGACCCCGGTGCTGGTGTGGCTGAAGGTCGGTCCCGACAGCTTCATTCCGCGCACCACGTCGGGCATTGGCGGCGGCGAGCGTATCGAGCGCAAGGACGACGGCGCGGTCGTCTGA
- a CDS encoding EF-hand domain-containing protein: protein MKTLLMIAAPLALAIPAAHAAEPAANGDALFARMDANGDGKIDKAELTKAAEAQAAKKGDAAPVDTAKIDEMIKRIDTNGDGAVDKAEMDAMRNAHAAGGDAKH from the coding sequence GTGAAGACATTGCTTATGATCGCCGCACCGCTGGCGCTGGCCATCCCGGCCGCCCATGCGGCGGAACCGGCCGCCAATGGCGACGCCCTGTTCGCCAGGATGGATGCCAATGGCGACGGCAAGATCGACAAGGCCGAACTGACGAAAGCGGCCGAAGCGCAGGCCGCGAAGAAGGGCGACGCCGCGCCGGTCGACACCGCGAAGATCGACGAGATGATCAAGCGGATCGACACCAACGGCGATGGCGCCGTCGACAAGGCCGAGATGGACGCGATGCGCAACGCGCATGCCGCCGGCGGCGACGCGAAGCACTGA
- the secD gene encoding protein translocase subunit SecD, which produces MLDFPRWKTVGISIILLLGILFSIPSFLPQKTVDQLPGFAQIKVNLGLDLAGGSHLLLEADLADLNKTQLANMEKTVRAAMRGERGPDDDIAIGDFKASGSTISFLVRDQKQLDDARDRLFKETQGAGMTGQRDWSIEIIDNTRIVMTLTSAGRSQAVARAMESARDIVDKRVNELGTREPTIIREGDDRIVVQVPGLQDPKALKDLLGQTARLEFRMVDPNGGVGPNGAANVPVGSELVPYAPGEGGGAPGEVLRRQVMISGDQLISAKQDFNQQQMPAVSLRFDSAGSNTFARVTGQNVGKRFAMVLDGKVLSAPSINEPILGGSAQISGNFTVQSANQLAIALSSGSLPVKLDVVEERTVTPELGADSIRKGAIAGIIATVSVLVLMLVVYGRFGVYANIALAFNVFLIIAIMAAFNATLTLPGIAGFVLTIGAAVDANVLINERIREELKRGRRTFQAVELGYTEASRAIFDANVTNVIAAALMFWFGTGPIKGFAVVLTIGIVTSVFTAVTVTRMFVAHWLRSARPTSINI; this is translated from the coding sequence ATGCTCGATTTCCCGCGCTGGAAGACCGTTGGCATCAGCATCATCCTGCTGCTCGGCATCCTGTTCTCTATCCCCAGCTTTCTGCCGCAAAAGACCGTCGATCAATTGCCCGGCTTTGCGCAGATCAAGGTCAATCTGGGCCTCGACCTTGCCGGCGGTAGCCACCTGTTGCTCGAAGCCGACCTTGCCGACCTCAACAAAACGCAGCTCGCCAACATGGAAAAGACGGTGCGCGCGGCGATGCGCGGCGAGCGCGGCCCCGACGATGATATCGCGATCGGCGATTTCAAGGCGTCGGGGAGTACGATCAGCTTCCTGGTCCGCGACCAGAAGCAGCTCGACGACGCGCGTGACCGGCTGTTTAAGGAGACGCAGGGGGCGGGCATGACCGGCCAGCGTGACTGGTCGATCGAGATTATCGACAATACCCGGATCGTCATGACGCTGACGTCGGCGGGCCGCAGCCAGGCGGTCGCCCGTGCGATGGAATCGGCGCGCGATATCGTCGACAAGCGCGTCAACGAGCTGGGGACGCGCGAACCGACGATCATTCGCGAAGGCGACGACCGCATCGTGGTGCAGGTCCCCGGCCTGCAGGATCCGAAGGCGCTCAAGGATCTGCTCGGGCAGACCGCGCGGCTTGAGTTCCGCATGGTCGATCCGAATGGCGGTGTCGGTCCCAATGGCGCGGCCAATGTCCCGGTCGGCAGCGAGCTCGTTCCCTATGCGCCCGGCGAGGGCGGCGGTGCCCCGGGTGAGGTGCTGCGTCGCCAGGTGATGATCAGCGGCGACCAGTTGATCAGCGCCAAGCAGGATTTCAACCAGCAGCAGATGCCGGCGGTGTCGCTGCGCTTCGATTCGGCGGGGTCCAATACCTTCGCGCGCGTCACCGGCCAGAATGTCGGCAAGCGCTTTGCGATGGTACTCGACGGCAAGGTGCTGTCGGCACCGTCGATCAACGAACCGATTCTGGGTGGCAGCGCGCAGATTTCAGGCAATTTCACTGTACAGTCGGCGAACCAGCTCGCGATCGCGCTGAGTTCGGGTTCGCTGCCGGTCAAGCTCGACGTCGTCGAGGAACGCACGGTCACGCCCGAACTGGGCGCCGATTCGATCCGCAAGGGCGCGATCGCCGGGATCATCGCGACCGTTTCGGTGCTGGTGCTGATGCTCGTCGTCTATGGCCGTTTCGGCGTTTATGCGAACATCGCGCTCGCGTTCAACGTGTTCCTGATCATCGCCATCATGGCCGCGTTCAATGCGACGCTGACCTTGCCCGGCATCGCCGGTTTTGTGTTGACGATCGGCGCCGCGGTCGATGCCAACGTTTTGATCAACGAGCGAATACGCGAGGAGTTGAAACGCGGGCGGCGCACTTTCCAGGCGGTCGAGCTGGGTTACACCGAGGCGAGCCGCGCGATTTTCGACGCCAACGTCACCAACGTCATCGCCGCGGCGCTGATGTTCTGGTTCGGCACCGGTCCGATCAAGGGCTTCGCGGTCGTGCTGACGATCGGCATCGTCACCAGCGTCTTCACCGCCGTCACCGTCACCCGCATGTTCGTCGCCCATTGGCTGCGGTCGGCGCGTCCGACGTCGATCAACATTTAA
- a CDS encoding DUF2569 family protein → MTDYSDQPELKGVGGWLLTFIIILSVISPIRILLETAKMLELDAQTEAQLGSSWQTYSLFSWVLASATIALAWFLAYRLARVHTRASVRLVVRGLWVLAFGPLILDLIVAWTLWPDLMAAGLDATYFVGIFQAAVFATIWSLYLTKSKRVENTFVEDETEARKIFG, encoded by the coding sequence GTGACCGACTATTCGGATCAGCCGGAGTTGAAGGGCGTCGGCGGATGGCTTCTGACCTTCATCATCATCCTGTCGGTTATCTCGCCGATCCGTATCCTTCTCGAAACCGCAAAGATGCTAGAGCTTGATGCGCAGACGGAGGCGCAACTCGGCTCAAGCTGGCAGACCTATTCACTTTTCAGTTGGGTGCTGGCATCTGCAACAATCGCGCTTGCGTGGTTCCTGGCTTACAGACTCGCGCGCGTGCACACCCGGGCATCGGTTCGTCTGGTGGTTCGGGGGTTGTGGGTGCTCGCCTTCGGCCCCCTGATTCTTGATCTGATCGTTGCGTGGACGCTATGGCCCGACCTGATGGCCGCGGGACTCGATGCGACCTATTTCGTCGGAATTTTCCAGGCCGCCGTCTTTGCAACCATCTGGTCGCTCTACCTCACCAAGTCTAAACGCGTCGAGAACACGTTCGTTGAGGACGAAACCGAAGCGAGAAAAATCTTCGGCTGA
- a CDS encoding helix-turn-helix domain-containing protein: protein MINSIRAVRRAKGLTLEEVGQRCNPPTTAQTIGRLETGTRTLSLGWMNRIAKALGVEAAELVQLPQDTQLTVTALLGPDGAIAPTRVEQALTARPGEDMVAVRVSASIGDYRAGDEIWCRKIEGDWAGALNRDLLVPRPAGRFFFARLLNVDGEKLHLLPLGIGQRQQVVSNPPWAAVAVRLIRSL from the coding sequence ATGATCAACAGCATCCGCGCCGTCCGCCGCGCCAAGGGTCTGACACTCGAAGAGGTCGGGCAGCGCTGCAACCCGCCGACCACGGCGCAGACGATCGGCCGCCTCGAAACCGGCACCCGCACCCTGTCGCTCGGCTGGATGAACCGCATCGCCAAGGCGCTCGGGGTCGAAGCGGCGGAGCTTGTGCAACTGCCGCAGGACACCCAGCTCACGGTCACCGCGCTGCTCGGTCCCGACGGCGCGATCGCCCCGACGCGCGTCGAACAGGCACTCACCGCACGTCCGGGCGAGGATATGGTCGCGGTGCGCGTGTCTGCGTCGATCGGCGACTATCGCGCCGGCGACGAAATCTGGTGCCGCAAGATCGAGGGCGACTGGGCTGGCGCGCTCAACCGCGACCTGCTCGTCCCGCGCCCCGCCGGCCGCTTCTTCTTCGCCCGCCTGCTCAACGTCGACGGCGAAAAGCTCCACCTGCTCCCGCTCGGCATCGGCCAGCGCCAGCAGGTTGTCAGCAACCCGCCATGGGCGGCGGTCGCGGTCCGGCTGATCCGCAGCCTGTGA